The genomic stretch ACGAAAAAACCGGCGCAGGCCTGAACGAAAGCCGCATGGAGGTTTCCCCCGGTTCCGGCCCCTATGTGATCGACAGCGTCGATGTGAACCGCCGGATCGTGTATAAACGCAACCCCGATTACTGGGGCAAGGATTTGCCGTTCAACGTCGGGCGCAACAACTTTGACCAGATCCGCGTCGAATTTTTCGGTGACGACACCGCATCGTTCGAGGCCTTCAAAGCGGGCGAATACACGTTCCGCCGCGAAAGCGATTCCAAGAAATGGGCGACGGGTTATGATTTCCCCAAGGTGAAAAGCGGTGCGATCAAGGTCGAAGACCTGCCCGACGGCGCGCCCCCGACACCTGCCGGCATCGTGTTCAATCTGAACTCAGAGCCGCTGAAAGACCGTCGTGTGCGTCAGGCACTGGCACTTGCGTTCAATTTTGAATGGACCAACGAAAGTCTGCAATACGGATTGTTCAAACAGCGCGCTTCGTTCTCCCAAGACACTGACGTGATGGCCAACGGGCTGCCCGAAGGCGCCGAGCTGGACCTGTTGCAAAGCCTGGGCGATCTGGTGCCGCCCGAGATGCTGAGCGAACCGGCACTGGTGCCCCACACCTCGAGCCCCGAACGTTTGCTGGACCGGCGCAACACCCGTACAGCCATGAAATTGCTGGATGATGCGGGTTGGGCCGTGGGCGATGACGGCATTCGCCGCAACGCCGAGGGCGAGGTCCTGAAACTCAACTTCCTGTTCAACTCTTCGGCGTCGGGTACGTTGTCCGGGGTGATGGAGAACTATGTTTCGAACGTGAAAAAGTTGGGCGTCGACATCACCCTGGAAAAAGTCGATTCGTCACAATACACCAGCCGCGAACGGGACCGCGATTATGATCTGGTTTATGACAGCTACCTGACCTTCCTGATTGCCCACACCGGTTTGCAGCAAGCTTACGGGTCGGAAACTTCGGCGTTTTCACTGTTCAACCCTGCGGGCCTGTCCAGCCCCTTGGTCGATGCCATCATAAGCGCGGGCCTGAACGCGCAGAACAGCGCCGACGAGAAAACGGCCCTGATCGCGCTGGACCGTGCCTTGCGGTACGAATTCTTCATGATTCCCGTCTGGTACAATCCCAGCCATTGGGTTGCCTATTACGACCAGTACGAACACCCCGACACGATCCCGCCCTTTGAATTGGGCTACATGGATTTCTGGTGGTACAATCAGGACAAAGCCGACGCCCTGCGCGCGTCGGGCGCGCTGAGGTAGCAGATGGGCGCCTATATTCTCAGACGGCTGGCGTTGGTCATTCCGACGCTGCTGGGTATCCTGTTGGTCAACTTCGTGCTGACGCAATTCGTGCCCGGAGGGCCGGTTGAACAGGCCATCGCCCGCGCCCAGGGCGGCGGCGATGTGTTTCAGGGCTTTGCCGGCGGCAACAACGACGCCGGCGGCATGGACGCGCTGAACACCGCGTCGGACAGCAAATATGTTGGTGCCCGTGGTCTGCCGCCCGAGTTCATCAAAGAGCTTGAGAAAGAGTTCGGCTTTGACAAGCCGCCGCTGGAACGGTTTCTGCGGATGGTCTGGAACTATATGCGCTTTGATTTCGGCGAGAGCTATTTCAGGTCGGTCAGCGTGGTTGATCTGATTATCGAAAAGCTGCCCGTCTCGATCACGCTGGGCCTGTGGTCGACGCTGATCGCCTATATGATCTCGATCCCGCTGGGCATCCGCAAGGCGGTCAGGGACGGGTCGAAATTCGATACCTGGACATCGGGGGCGATTATCGCCGCCTATGCCATCCCCGGATTCCTGTTCGCGATTTTGCTGCTGGTGCTGTTCGCCGGTGGATCGTATTGGCAGATATTCCCCCTGCGCGGCCTGACCTCGGACGATTTCGACACGCTCAGCCTGTGGGGTAAGGTCAAGGATTACGCCTGGCACATCACCCTTCCGGTTCTGGCCAGCACCATCGGGGCCTTTGCCACGCTGACCCTGCTGACCAAGAACAGCTTTCTGGACGAGATCAAGAAACACTATGTGATGACCGCCCGCGCCAAGGGGTTGTCGGAACGCCGTGTGCTGTATGGCCACGTTTTCCGCAACGCCATGCTGATCGTCATTGCGGGTTTTCCTGCGGTGTTCATCGGCGTGTTCTTTGGCGGTTCGCTGATCATCGAGACGATCTTTTCGCTGGATGGTCTGGGCCGTCTGGGCTTCGAGGCGGCGGTGGCGCGTGATTATCCCATCGTGTTTGGCACGTTGTTCATCTTTGGCCTGATCGGGCTGGTGGTCGGCATCCTGTCGGACCTGATGTATGTGCTGGTCGATCCGCGCATTGATTTCGAGCGGAGGGAAGGCTGATGGATCATGATTCCGCTGTTGTGACGGCCCCGCCCCGTCGCATCTTTGCCCTGTCGCCGCTGAACAAACGCCGCTGGAGCAATTTCAAGAAAAACCGTCGCGCCCTGTGGTCGCTGTGGATTTTCGCGGTGCTGTTCGGGCTCAGCCTGTTTGCCGAATTTCTGGCCTATGACAAACCGATACTCGTGCGCTATCAGGGCGAATTCTATACGCCGATCTGGCACTTTTACCCCGAAACCGACTTTGGCGGTGATTTCCAGACCGAGGCAGTGTACCGCGACCCCGAGGTCAAATGTCTGATCGCCACGGGGGGCATGGAGGCCTGCTTTGACGATCCCGACGCGCTGATTGCCGACGCGGCAGATGGCGAGATTGACGGGCAGAAGATCAACCGGGGCTGGGCCATCTGGCCCCTGATCCCCTATTCGTTCAACACCGCCGTGGACCGCCCCGGCGCGGCGCCGCTGCCGCCCAACCGTCAGAACCTGCTGGGCACAGACGGCACCAAACGCGACGTGCTGGCGCGGGTCATCCATGGCTTCCGGCTGTCGGTTCTGTTCACGTTGATAGTGACGGGTGCGGCCAGCATTATCGGGATCGTCGCGGGCGCGGTGCAGGGGTTCTTTGGGGGCTGGGTCGATCTGATCTTTCAGCGCATCATCGAGATCTGGTCTTCGACGCCCAGCCTGTATGTCATCATCATCATGTTCGCGATATTGGGGCGCAGTTTCTGGCTGCTTGTGTTCCTGCTGGTGCTGTTCAGCTGGACGGGCCTTGTCGGCGTGGTGCGCGCCGAATTCCTGCGTGCCCGCAACCTGGAATATGTGCGTGCGGCGCGCGCCTTGGGCGTCGGCAACATGACCATCATGTTCCGCCACATGCTGCCCAACGCGATGGTTGCGACGCTGACGATGCTGCCGTTCATCATCACCGGCACCATTTCGACGCTGGCGATCCTTGATTTCCTCGGCTTTGGCCTGCCCTCATCAGCGCCTTCGCTGGGCGAGCTGACCTTGCAGGCCAAACAGAACCTGCAGGCGCCGTGGCTGGCCTTTACCGCCTTCACCGTGTTCGCGGTGATGCTGTCGCTGTTGATCTTTATCTTTGAGGGCATCCGCGATGCCTTTGATCCGCGAAAGACGTTTTCATGACTGATCCCATCCTCAAGGTGGAAAACCTGCGCGTGTCCTTCCGGCAGGACGGCGCGCTGACCGATGCCGTCAAGGGCGTGTCGTTCAGCGTCGCGCGTGGTGAAACCGTGGCGCTGGTGGGGGAAAGTGGGTCGGGCAAGTCGGTGTCGGCACTTTCCACCGTATCGCTGCTGGGGGACAGCGCGCAGGTTTCGGGGTCTGTCACCTATGACGGGCAAGAGATGATCGGCGCCAGTGATGCGCTGCTGCGCAAGGTGCGGGGCAACGACATTTCCTTCATCTTTCAGGAACCGATGACCTCGCTCAATCCGCTGCACACCATTGAAAAGCAGTTGACCGAAAGCCTTGCCTTGCATCAGGGGTTGGCGGGCGAGGCGGCGCGCAAACGTATCCTCGAACTGATGGACAAGGTCGGCATCCGTGACGCCGAAAGCCGTCTGGGCGCCTATCCGCACCAGCTGTCCGGCGGACAACGGCAGCGGGTGATGATCGCAATGGCACTGGCCAACCAGCCCGACGTTCTGATCGCGGACGAACCCACCACGGCGCTGGACGTGACAATTCAGGCGCAGATCCTGGACCTGCTGGCCGACCTCAAGCAGACCGAGAACATGGGGATGCTGTTCATCACCCACGATCTGGGCATCGTGCGCCGCATTGCAGACCGTGTGTTCGTCATGCGCCACGGCGAAGTGGTCGAAAGCGGCCCCACGTCAGAAATTTTCGCCAACCCGCAACATGACTACACCAAGATGCTGCTCAGCGCCGAACCCTCGGGCGCGCCGGACCCCGTGGCCGCAGATGCGCGCGTGGTGGCCGAGACAGAGCATCTGAAAGTCTGGTTCCCGATCCAGACCGGACTGATGCGCCGCACCACCGGCCATGTAAAGGCCGTGAACGACGCCAGCCTGACGGTGCGCGCAGGCGAAACCGTGGGCATTGTGGGCGAAAGCGGCTCGGGCAAGACGACGCTGGCGCTGGCCATCATGCGGCTGATCTCGTCCGAGGGGCGGATCGTCTACATGGGGCAGGACGTGCGCAAATGGTCGACGCGCGAGCTGCGCCGGTTGAGGTCGGAGATGCAGATCGTGTTCCAGGACCCGTTCGGGTCGCTCAGCCCGCGCATGACCTGCGCCCAGATCATCGCCGAGGGGCTGACGGTGCACAAGGTCGATGCCCACCGCGATCGCCGCGAGTTGGTCAGCGAGGTGATGGTTGAAGTGGGCCTCGATCCGGCCACGATGGACCGCTATCCGCACGAGTTTTCCGGCGGGCAGCGCCAGCGCATCGCCATCGCCCGCGCCATGGTCTTGCGGCCCAAGCTGGTGGTACTGGACGAACCGACAAGCGCGCTGGATATGACAGTGCAGGTGCAGATCGTCGAACTGCTGCGTGATTTGCAAAAGAAATACGGGCTGGCCTATCTGTTCATCAGCCACGACCTGAAGGTCGTGCGCGCAATGTCACATCAGGTGATGGTAATGAAGCAGGGCGACGTGGTCGAACATGGCAGTGCGGCCGAAATGTTCGACAACCCGCAAACGGAATACACCCGGACCCTGCTGCAAGCGACGCATTAAGCGGCGTCATCCAGGGTCGGATAGACAGTCGCATAGGTGCCGTCGAGCGCAGCCATAAAGGCGGCATGTACCAGCGGCGCAGGCACTTCGGTGCCGTTCCAGTTGATCGCGCGGGATGCGCAAGCCTCGGCGATGATCTCGACAGTATAGCCCAGATCACGGGCCGCGCGGGCCGTGGCGTCGATACACATCTGGCTCATCGCGCCAATCAGACGAAGGTGGGTGACGCCTTTGGTTTGCAATAGCCTGTGCAGGTCGGTGTTTAGAAAGCTGTTGGGGCGGTGTTTCAGGATCATTGCTTCGCCCGCGATCGGCGTGACCGAAGGGTGAATTTCGGCCCCCGCGGTATCGGGTCGGAAAAACGGTGCAGTCTCGGCACCGTGGTGAAAGACATGGAATACAGGCCACCCACGGCTGCGCGCATGGGCCAGCACGCTGGCGGCGACCTCGGCGGCTGCGTCCATGTCATGCAGCGGCCACAGGCCCCCGTCGAAATAGTCGTTCTGGATATCGACGAGGACCAGGGCAGTGACGGTGTTCATGGCGGCGCTCACAGTTTGTTCAGGTCAATGTCGCGCGCTGGCCGCACGAACCAGTGACCCTTGGGCAGCCAGCGCTTGCGCGGCGCTTTGGCAGGCGCGTCGTATACGCGTGTTGTGTTGGTCCGCGTCGCAGTTCTGAAAGTATCTGCATAGATATTCAACATGGCGTGTCCTTTCTAAGTTACGCTTGTGTCCTTGTAATATGGAAAGAAACGACTGATCATGCGACTCAATTGGATTTTCATTATGTAAGCTGAGATTTCATATGGATTGGCGCTATATGCCCCCGCTGGCCGCGCTGCGGGCCTTTGCGGCCTTTGCGGAACGGGGCACGCTGGTGGGCGCAGGGGGCACGTTGGGTGTCAGCCACGCGGCCGTCAGCCAGCAGATACGCAGTCTTGAGGGCCACCTGGGTGTGTCATTGGTCGACCGCACAGGGCGCAATCTGGAACTGACCGAGGCAGGCGCTGTACTCGCGCAGGCATGCAGCGAAGGCTTCGGCAACATCGCGCGCACGGTCGAGGATATCACCGGCGTCAGCGATGCGCGCGCGGTGCATGTTTCAACCACCCCGACCTTTGCCGCCGCGTGGCTGATGCCGCGTTTGCCTGCCTTTCAGGCTGATAACCCGCTGATAAAGCTGTTGATCGATCCGACGCCCAAGCTGGCCGAGCTGAGTCCCGGCGGGATTGATCTGGCGATTCGCTACGGGGTCGGGCCATGGCCGCGTCACGACAGTCAGATGTTGCTTGAATCACCGATTGTCGTGGTTGCAGCGCCCGCGCTGATCGCAGGCCGGCCAGTGGCCAGCCCCGCCGATCTGGCCTGTCTGCCATGGCTCGAAGAGCTTGGCACCACCGAAAGCACAACATGGCTGCGTCGCCACGGTGTCGAACAGGGGGCTGTGGGAGCCTATATGCAGATGCCGGGAAATCTGGTGTTGGATGCGGCGCGGGGCGGGCAGGGCATTGCGGTGACCGTGCGTGCCTTTGTGGCGACAGACATCAAAGAGGGGCGGCTGGTTCAGTTGTTCGAAGAGCCGCAGGCCGGAGCGGGCTATCATCTGGTCACACGGCCTGGTGTCATGCGTCCGGGTCTGCGCACCTTTGTGCGCTGGCTGGCGCGTCAGGTTCCGACGCTGGGCGATTTATGACGCAGGGCCGACCATGAAACAGGTCATGTTGCGCGCCTGAAGCCGCCGGCAGGCCAGATCGGCGGTGTCGCGGGTCATGCCGACGAAATGCGCGTCAAAGCCCTGCGGGCGGCGCACAACCTTGCGCAGTGCGCCATCCAGCGTGGCCATTTCGGTCAGCGCTGTCTTCAGCAGAACCTTTTCAGCCTGATACCGGCTGGGGAACCGGCCCACGTTGACGCCCCAGTGGCGGCCCCCCGAAGTGGACAGACGGGTGACAACTTCGGGTTCGGGCGTCTCGACGATACTGG from Pseudosulfitobacter sp. DSM 107133 encodes the following:
- a CDS encoding LysR family transcriptional regulator; amino-acid sequence: MDWRYMPPLAALRAFAAFAERGTLVGAGGTLGVSHAAVSQQIRSLEGHLGVSLVDRTGRNLELTEAGAVLAQACSEGFGNIARTVEDITGVSDARAVHVSTTPTFAAAWLMPRLPAFQADNPLIKLLIDPTPKLAELSPGGIDLAIRYGVGPWPRHDSQMLLESPIVVVAAPALIAGRPVASPADLACLPWLEELGTTESTTWLRRHGVEQGAVGAYMQMPGNLVLDAARGGQGIAVTVRAFVATDIKEGRLVQLFEEPQAGAGYHLVTRPGVMRPGLRTFVRWLARQVPTLGDL
- a CDS encoding microcin C ABC transporter permease YejB, which translates into the protein MGAYILRRLALVIPTLLGILLVNFVLTQFVPGGPVEQAIARAQGGGDVFQGFAGGNNDAGGMDALNTASDSKYVGARGLPPEFIKELEKEFGFDKPPLERFLRMVWNYMRFDFGESYFRSVSVVDLIIEKLPVSITLGLWSTLIAYMISIPLGIRKAVRDGSKFDTWTSGAIIAAYAIPGFLFAILLLVLFAGGSYWQIFPLRGLTSDDFDTLSLWGKVKDYAWHITLPVLASTIGAFATLTLLTKNSFLDEIKKHYVMTARAKGLSERRVLYGHVFRNAMLIVIAGFPAVFIGVFFGGSLIIETIFSLDGLGRLGFEAAVARDYPIVFGTLFIFGLIGLVVGILSDLMYVLVDPRIDFERREG
- a CDS encoding extracellular solute-binding protein codes for the protein MMSRHHRSQKARVIARARSTTPDRGVWAVGLALLLALMLALPVWADDAAATDADAAADDRIIDTYGYSFYGDLSYPEDYKHFSYVNPDAPKGGEISLGVVGTFDSMNPYTRKGRAGALSSMMYESLLGEGPTGAAVPADVYAESYGLLAESLEYDEGKNWVIFHMRPEAKFSDGTPVTAYDIEFSHNLLLDEGLKSYADAVRKRIPKVEVLDDHTIKFYFAPGISRRTLIDQVGAVPAWSKAWYEKTGAGLNESRMEVSPGSGPYVIDSVDVNRRIVYKRNPDYWGKDLPFNVGRNNFDQIRVEFFGDDTASFEAFKAGEYTFRRESDSKKWATGYDFPKVKSGAIKVEDLPDGAPPTPAGIVFNLNSEPLKDRRVRQALALAFNFEWTNESLQYGLFKQRASFSQDTDVMANGLPEGAELDLLQSLGDLVPPEMLSEPALVPHTSSPERLLDRRNTRTAMKLLDDAGWAVGDDGIRRNAEGEVLKLNFLFNSSASGTLSGVMENYVSNVKKLGVDITLEKVDSSQYTSRERDRDYDLVYDSYLTFLIAHTGLQQAYGSETSAFSLFNPAGLSSPLVDAIISAGLNAQNSADEKTALIALDRALRYEFFMIPVWYNPSHWVAYYDQYEHPDTIPPFELGYMDFWWYNQDKADALRASGALR
- a CDS encoding ABC transporter permease yields the protein MDHDSAVVTAPPRRIFALSPLNKRRWSNFKKNRRALWSLWIFAVLFGLSLFAEFLAYDKPILVRYQGEFYTPIWHFYPETDFGGDFQTEAVYRDPEVKCLIATGGMEACFDDPDALIADAADGEIDGQKINRGWAIWPLIPYSFNTAVDRPGAAPLPPNRQNLLGTDGTKRDVLARVIHGFRLSVLFTLIVTGAASIIGIVAGAVQGFFGGWVDLIFQRIIEIWSSTPSLYVIIIMFAILGRSFWLLVFLLVLFSWTGLVGVVRAEFLRARNLEYVRAARALGVGNMTIMFRHMLPNAMVATLTMLPFIITGTISTLAILDFLGFGLPSSAPSLGELTLQAKQNLQAPWLAFTAFTVFAVMLSLLIFIFEGIRDAFDPRKTFS
- a CDS encoding ABC transporter ATP-binding protein, whose amino-acid sequence is MTDPILKVENLRVSFRQDGALTDAVKGVSFSVARGETVALVGESGSGKSVSALSTVSLLGDSAQVSGSVTYDGQEMIGASDALLRKVRGNDISFIFQEPMTSLNPLHTIEKQLTESLALHQGLAGEAARKRILELMDKVGIRDAESRLGAYPHQLSGGQRQRVMIAMALANQPDVLIADEPTTALDVTIQAQILDLLADLKQTENMGMLFITHDLGIVRRIADRVFVMRHGEVVESGPTSEIFANPQHDYTKMLLSAEPSGAPDPVAADARVVAETEHLKVWFPIQTGLMRRTTGHVKAVNDASLTVRAGETVGIVGESGSGKTTLALAIMRLISSEGRIVYMGQDVRKWSTRELRRLRSEMQIVFQDPFGSLSPRMTCAQIIAEGLTVHKVDAHRDRRELVSEVMVEVGLDPATMDRYPHEFSGGQRQRIAIARAMVLRPKLVVLDEPTSALDMTVQVQIVELLRDLQKKYGLAYLFISHDLKVVRAMSHQVMVMKQGDVVEHGSAAEMFDNPQTEYTRTLLQATH
- a CDS encoding cysteine hydrolase family protein, which produces MNTVTALVLVDIQNDYFDGGLWPLHDMDAAAEVAASVLAHARSRGWPVFHVFHHGAETAPFFRPDTAGAEIHPSVTPIAGEAMILKHRPNSFLNTDLHRLLQTKGVTHLRLIGAMSQMCIDATARAARDLGYTVEIIAEACASRAINWNGTEVPAPLVHAAFMAALDGTYATVYPTLDDAA